In Nocardioides bizhenqiangii, the DNA window GCACCGCCGCGGCAGCGACATCGATGTCGACGACCTCGCGTGGGAGCGCCGGCCGTACAAGCCGTTCGCCGCGTACGCGCAGTCCAAGCTCGCCGACCTGCTGTTCATGTCGGAGCTCCAGCGCCGGCTCGCCGCCGCCGGGTCGAACGTCCGCGCCGTCGGGGCCCATCCCGGGGCGTCGTCGACCAACATCACCAGCGGCACCGGCCACCCGATCATCACCTGGATCGGCTACCACGGGCAGCGCCTGGTGGCGATGCCCGCCTGGCGTGGGGCGCTGTGCACGGTCTACGCCGCGACGATGGACATCCCCGGCGACACCTACATCGGTCCGCACGGACGGTGGGAGCTGCACGGCTGGCCGTCAGCGGCACGGCGCAGCGCCGCAGCCCGGGACACCGGGCTGGCCCGGCGCCTCTGGGAGGTCTCGGAGAAGATGAGCGGGGTCACCTTCCCCTCCCTGTGACGGGTCAGTCGACGGTGACGGACTCGATGTCGACCGCCGTGTTCGGGACTCCGCCGCCCGCCGGATGGCTGTTGTCCTGGCCGTCCGCGGCGACGTCCTCCACGATGGCGAGCGACGCCTCGTCGATCGTCCCGAACACGGTGTAGGACGGGGGCAGCGGAGTGTCCGCGTAGACGATGAAGAACTCCGAGCTGTTGGTGTTCGGGCCCGCGTTGGCCATCGCCAGCGTGCCCGGCGGGTAGGTCTCCGTGCCGCTGAGCTCGTCGGCGAAGGTGTACCCCGGGCTGCCGGTCGGGTTGCCGCACTGGAGGACGAAGATGCCGTCGGTCGTGAGCCGGTAGCAGCTCTGGCCGTCGTAGTAGCCCTGCTCGGCCAAGGACGCGAAGGAATTCACGGTGCACGGGGCGTTGTCGGCGTCGAGCTCCAGCTTCAGCTCGCCGACGGACGTCTGCATCGTGACCGGGACAGAGCCTTCGACGGTCGGGTCCGCCGGCGGGAGCGAGACCTCGGACCCGGAGCCGTCGGAGGCATAGGTGCAGGCGCCGGCTCCTTCGGTCGTCCCGGACTCCTCGTCCGTCGGGCTGTCGGCCGTCTCGGTCGGGGTCGAGGAGTCGTTGCCCGCCTCGTCGTCCGGGTCGTCCTCGCCGCACGCGGCGAGTCCGAGGGCGAGGACGAGGGCGGACGCCGCGAGGGCGGGACGGGTGAACGAGCGAGCGCGCATGACGGGCATCGTAGACACCGGGAGGTTGCCGCCCTGCGTACGGTGGGCCCGTGGAGCTCGGCGTTCACTACGCAAACCTCTCCTTCCCCGGCTGGGAGGACCGGCTGACCGCGCAACTGGTCGGCACCGCGCAGGCGGCGGAGGCGGGTGGAGCCGAGCTCTTCACCGTCATGGACCACTGGTTCCAGATGGAGAACCTCGGCGGTCCGGCCGAGCCGATGCTCGAGGGCTACCTGGCCCTCGCCCACATCGCCGCCGTCACCGAGACGATCCGGCTCAGCACGCTGGTGACCGGCGGGACCTACCGCCATCCCGGGCTGCTGGCCAAGATCGTCACGACCCTCGACCGGCTCTCCAGCGGGCGCGCACTGCTCGGGATCGGCGCCGGCTGGTACGAGCGCGAGCACCTCGGCCTCGGCGTACCTTTCCCGCCCACGGCGGAGCGGTTCGAGCGGCTCGAGGAGACGCTGCAGATCTGCCTGCAGATGTGGAGCGACGACAACGGTCCGTACGAGGGCACGCACTACCGGCTCGCCGAGACGGTGTGCGTGCCGCCGCCGCTCGCGCAGCCCCACCCGCCGATCATGATCGGGGGAGCGGGGGAGAGGAAGACGCTGCGGTTCGTCGCGCGGTACGCGCAGTGGTGCAACATCTTCGGCGAGACCCCGGATGTCATGAAGCACAAGCTGTCGGTGCTGCGCGGCCACTGCGAGACGGCCGGCACCGACTACGACGCGATCCGCAAGACCATGATCACCGCGGTCGACCCGCTGGCCGGTCCCGACGCGTTCCTCACGCTGATGGGGGAGTACGCCGCCCTGGGGATCGAGCTGGTCACGCTCACCGCGCACGGGGACGACCCGGTGGCGTGGACGGAGCGGGTGTGCGCCGAGGTGCTGCCGGCCCTCCGGCAGCTCTGAATGGTGCCGGCGCAGGGGAGCGGTCGACGTTATGTCAGTCTCTAGCCGCCGGCTGGAACAGCTCGATCAGGTTGCCCGACGGGTCTGCGAGCAGGATCTGGCTGCCGCCGGGACCTGAGACCAGGTCGCTGACGAAGGTCAGACCTGCCTCACCGAGCCGCGCGATCTCGGCCTCGAGGTCGTCGAGCTCGAGATGGATCCGGTTGCGGCCGGGCGAGGCCGCCAGGTCCGGCGGCGTCGCGCGCGCACCTGAGCTCTTCTCGCCGGACACCAGCAGCCGCAGGTGGCCGCGGACCACGTCCGCGAAGGCCGGTGCGGCACTCATGTTCACGGTGAAGCCGAGATGCGTCGTGTAGAACTCGACGGCGGCATCGACGTCGTCGACGAGATAGCGGACGCTGGCGTAGTCGTGGGTGTCCATGTGGACATCGTCCCTGAGAACGATTCTCGTCGGGAAGCGGTTGGCCACTGGTCGCTGGGTGGAAGGATCCGGGGGTCCCGCCGAACTGGAGGTCCTCACCGTGCAGCACGTCCCCACCCGCCCTCACCGCCGACTCCTCGCGACGGCCGCCTCGCTGGCCCTGGTGTCCCTCCTCGCCGTCGCCTGCGGTGACGACGGGGGAGATGCGGAGGCTCAGGAGACCGAGACCGTCGTCGTCGACCCGGACGGAAACGTCATCGGCGACCAGACCGGCGGTGACGACGCGGCGGACGACTCGGGTCCTGCCCTGACCCAGGAGCAGCTCGAGGTCGTCGTGCTCACGCCGGAGAACGTAGGGGAGGGCTGGACGGGCGGACCGGTCGAGTCCGACGACGACAGCGTCGCACCCGGTTGCTTCGGCGAGATCTCGACGATCAGCGACAGCCTCGACCCGCTGGAGGTGGCCGAGCACGACGTCGAGTACGAGTTCGGCGACGCCGGTGTGCCCGAGATCAGCAGCGGTGCGTCGTCGTACGAGGACGGGAACGCCGTGGCCGAGGCGTTCGTCGAGCTCAGCACGGTGCTCAGCTCCTGCACGTCGGTGACCGGCACCGACAGCGACGGCAACACCTGGGACCTGGCGGTCAGCTACGACGACACCGTCATCAGCGACGCCACCGACGACCAGATCAACGTCACCGCGTCCGGCAGCCTGACCGACACGTCCGGGAGCGAGTACGACCTGACCCTCCACCAGACCTACGTGCGGATCGGCAAGAACGTGATCACGATCGGCGTCACGGACTTCACCGACCAGTCCGCGCTCCACGACGGTTACACCCAGATCGCCATCGACCGGCTGATCGACGTGATCACCGACTCCGAGCCGGACCAGACGACCGGCCCTCAACCCGTCTGACGCGACCGAAGGGACAGAGAGCTCGCTCGTGCTGTTCACCCATGCCGGGTGAACCGAGCCGCGCACTTCGGAGGGAGGCTGTGACCGCCTGACAATCCTCCGAGGAGGCGCAGCGTGGACGGCCCACAGCGAATCAAGCAGGTCACCGGCTTGCTTGCCGACGGGACCGGACTGTCCGATGAGGAGCTCAAGTTCCTCGTCGGCTCGATCGTCGTCACCAGCGTCGTCTCGGGCGCACTGGCCATCTATGTCGGTGTCGAGAGGTTCCGCGAGTTCCTGAGGGATGGCTAGCCCCGCTGTGGGGAGTGCCTCCTCCGGTTTACTGGACACGCTGCGTATCAAGTCCGGTCGTATTCGGCCCTGATCAGACGGAGGAGCAAACTGGCTCTTCGCAGTTGAGGGTGTAGTCCGGTCGGCGCGTCGGTGGCCGGGTAGGGGTCGAGGTCTCCCGAGGATGGAGGTGACTATGATCTCGGGCTCGAAGTGCTCGGGCAGCGGTTGGAGCCCGATCGGGCGATTCTCCGGTGCCGGGTTGTCGAGCCCGTCAGATGGTGTCGTCGCTGCGGATGCCAGGGCGCGGCCAGGGACACGGTGGTCCGGCGGTTGGCGCAGGAGCCGTTCGGGTGGCGGCCCACGGTGTTGGAGGTCAGCCTCCGCCGATACCGGTGTAACGCCGCCTCCGACGACCGGAACACGGACCGACGACGTGCCGCGAGCCGTCAGTCGCCGACGCTGCCGTCGATCATCTCGCGCAGGATGTCCGCGTGGCCCGCGTGCCGGCCGGTCTCCAGGATCACGTGCAGGTACACCCACCGCAACGTCAGCTCCCTGCCCCGCGGTGCGTAGTCGAGGCTGTGCTGGGCGGCGATCTCGCGGGAGCGGTCGCACTCCGCCTGGTAGGCGCCGATGACGTCGTCGAGCTTCTCGTTCGGCTCCAGCCGCAGGTCGGCCTCCGGGTCTGCGTCGGTCCACGGCGGCGTGGGCAGCTCCGCGGCGGGGATCTGCCCGATCTGCTCGGCGAACCCGCCCAGTTCCACCCACCGCAGGTGTTTGATCAGGCCGCCGAGGTTGGTGCCGGTCGGCACCGGGCTGCGCCGGGCGTCCTCCTCCGACACCCCGCGGGCCTTGCGCACGACGGCGTCGCGCAGGTAATCCAGGAACGTCTCGAGCTGCTCGCGCTCGCTGGCGGCGACCACGCTGCCGAGGATCTCACTGGGTCTAGCCATGGCCCGAACGTAGCACGCGGGCCGACCCTCGCACCGGGGGCTATTTGGGCTCTTCGCAGTCGCAGTTGAGGGTGTAGTCCGGTCGGCGCGTCGGTGGCCGGGTAGGGGTCGAGGTCTCCCGAGGATGGAGGTGACTATGCCGTCCATCTGGAAGACCTCGACGTGTCTGACGCTACCTTCGCCCGCCCTGACCTGACCACGTTCGCTCGTCTTGATGATCTCGGGCTCGAAGTGCTCGGGCAGCGGTTGGAGCCCGATCGGGCGATTCTCCGGTGCCGGGTTGTCGAGCCCGACAGATGGTGTCGTCGCTGCGGATGCCAGGGCGCGGCCAGGGACACGGTGGTCCGGCGGTTGGCGCAGGAGCCGTTCGGGTGGAGGCCCACGGTGTTGGAGGTCAGCCTCCGCCGATACCGGTGCACCGGGTGCGGTCACGTGTGGCGCCAGGACACGTCGCGGGCCGCCGAGCCGCGGGCGACGCTGTCGCGACGAGGCCTGTGGTGGGCGCTGGAAGCCCTGGTGTGCCAACACCTGAGTGTCGCCCGCGTCGCCGACGCTCTGGGGGTCTCGTGGAACACCGCCAACGACGCGGTCCTGGCCGAGGGCCGCCGGGTCCTGATCGACGATCCGCACCGCTTCGACGACGTGCAGGTCATCGGCGTGGTTTCCGCAGGTCAGGAGGCGATTCCTCGTTGACAGCGGGGTAGTGGATCCAAGCTGCGTGGGTGATTCATCTGATGCGATACGCAGACTAGTACATGACATAATGTCACTTATCGGCGAACTGCTAGCCGGGCCCCTGATCACTCCTGTGGCCAGTGGGACCAGTGACATCAACGGTGTCGGGATTGCCCGTTCAACGCCCTAAGCACCGGTCCGTTCCGGCCCTGATCCGTCGCCGGCTTCTGGTTTGCTCGACATGTTGCGGCGGCTCCACGTCGCAACTATCAGGGGGATCAAGATGAATACTGCTACGCCTACGCGACCGGAATTCCACGGGACGATCGACCGTCTGCGGGAGATTCGACCACGCATCGCCGCTTCGCTCGAACGCCTCGACCTGCCCGAGGGCGGGCCGCATCAGCAGACCTTCGCACGCCTGCTCCAGGAGCTGGACTCCTTCTCCGCGTCCTCCCGGCACGATGTGCAGGCGGCCGTCCTCGCCAACATGTTCGAAGTCGTTGCGCGCGGTGACGCCGAGGACTACGCGGAGACGGCGCTGCTGTCCCAGACGTGGGGCAAGCGTGTCGCCCAGGTCCAGAACGAGTTCGAGGATCAGCTGGGCATCGCGCCGAACAGGCCGTACACGACCGCGGCCGTCCTTCGGCTCGCCCGTGGCGAGCACATCCGCGGGGTCCTGACCGACGCCGGACACACGGACGCCGACGCCGAGCGGATCGCGGCCGAGTGCGGGAAGGTCGCCCTCCGGTTGCTCCTGGAGGGCGTGGACGGGGCAAACCCCGTGCCGCTCCCCGACTCGCCGGAACTCCTGCGGCTGATCGTCGAGAAGCGTGGCGTGAGCGTGTGGCGTGCACTCCTGGCGAACATCGCTGCCAACCCGTTCGGGCCGGAGGCCCGCCAGCTGACCGACCTTGCCCACGAAGCGGAGCTCCCGCCCGTGGCACTGGTGGTCGAAGCCTGCACGAGGGCCTACCGCAAGCGGATCGAGGTTGCCGAACGACTCGAGGTCTCCCGGGAGATCCGCAGGCTGGTGGCCATCAGCGGCTGCAGCCAGCGGCGGTTCGCGGCGCACATCGGCACCTCGGCGTCGCGACTCTCGACCTATGTCAACGGCTTGGTGACGCCGTCCGCGACCCTGATGGTCAGGATCCGCTGGGCTGCGGCCGAACTGACGCCGAGCATGGCGGAGCGCAGCCGACTGGCCAGCTAGGTCACGACGACCCGTAGAGCCGGGCGACATCGGGCGAGTCGAGCCACTTGGAGTAGGTGGGCGACTTCGGCCAGCCGTCGGGTGAGTCCTGCCATTCCTCTTGGCGGCCCCACGGCAGGATGTCGATCAACGCGAACGTGTAGCTGAGCTGTTCGGTGCCGCGGCCGTCGGTGCGCCAGGTGTGGTAGACCTTCTCGCCGTCGCGGAGGAACACGTTCACCGCGAAGCCGCCGCCGGGTGGCGCGCCGACGTCGGCGCCGAACGAGCTGTCCGACGACGAGTACCAGTGCATCTTGTTGCCGACCTTGGTCCGGTAGGCCAGCGCTTCTTCGATGGGGCCGTTGGTGACGATGACGAACCGGGCATCGTAGTTGCTCAGGAACTCCAGTCGGACGTACTGCGACGTGAGCCCGGTGCAGCCACCGCACTGCCATTCCTCGCCGTCGGACCACATGTGGTTGTAGACGATGAGCTGCGAGCGCCCGTCGAACACGTCGACCAGGCGGACGGGCCCGTCCGGACCATGCAGGGTGTAGTCCGGGAGCTCGACCATCGGCAGTCTTCGACGTTGTGCAGCGACGGCGTCCAGCTCACGGGTGGCGGCCTTCTCCCGGATCCGCAGGTCGTCGAGGGCAGCCTGCCAGGTCTGTCGGTCGACGATCGGGGGCAGGGCAGCGGCGGACTGATCGGTCACGGTTCCTCCCGGGCTCGGATGGATCTGCGCTGATGTGTTGACCAGCGAGAGCCGCAGAAATCATCGCGGCCGGTCCCCCGCCGTCCGCCCCCCAAGGCCGAAAGGCCCGCGCCGTGACCAAATCAGCGCAGCCAAGTTGAAGGAATATGGTCAATCTCGGTTCTTCACGAAAGGCATCGACGTGGTCTCTCGGGTTCGTAGTCTCGCCCTCGCTGGCGCCGCCAGCCTTGCCCTCACCGGCATCGCCGTAACGGCTGATTCCGCTGCTCAGGCCGCACCCACCTGGGCGCCGGCCGCCACCGCCGCGATCACCCCCGGCGTGCAGACCAACACCGACGGCTCGGGTCAGTGCACCGCCAACTTCGTGTTCACCGACGCGGCAGGGAACGTTTATCTCGGTCAGGCTGCGCACTGCTCCGGCACGGGCGCCGCGACCGACACCAACGGCTGTGACGCCGGGACGCTCCCCCTCGGCACCGCGGTGACCTTCAACCGCGGCGGCAGCCTGCTGAGCGCGGGCACCCAGGTCGGGTCCGGAACGCTCGCCTACTCGTCGTGGAACACGATGCAGGCGCGCGGTGAGACCGACGCGAACACCTGCGCGTACAACGACTTCGCGCTGGTCAAGGTCAACCCCGCCGACGTCTCCAAGGTGAACCCGACGATCCCGTTCTGGGGCGGTCCGGACGGCATCAACACGACCGGGACGGCCGCCGGCGACCGGGTGTACAGCTACGGCAACTCGGGGCTGCGGTTCGGTGTCGAGCAGCTTTCCCCGAAGACGGGCACCAGCCTCGGCCAGGACCCGGCGGACGGCGGCTGGACACACCCGCTGTACACCGTGACACCCGGTGTTCCCGGTGACTCCGGCAGCGCCTTCCTGGACGCCTCAGGGAACGCCGTCGGCACCCTCTCGACCCTCGGGCTCGCGCCGCTCCCGGCTTCCAACAACATCGGCGACCTGGCCCACGAGCTCGCGTACGCGCAGCAGCACTCGGGCATCGCGGGTCTGCAGCTGGCGCTCGGCACCGAGCCGTTCGACCCGTCGATCTAGCGCGCGTAGCTCGCGGCGATCGCAGCGGCGCGGTTGCGCAGGGAGTCGCGCAACCACTGCGGGGTGAGGACCTCCGCGTGGCTGGCGAGCTGCCACAGCGCCCACTCGGCATGTCGAGGATCCTGGAAGGTCACCTCCAGCCGCAGCCGGCCGTCCGGATCGGAGTCTTCGGTCAGGACGACCAGCGCGGTGCCGACCAGGTCCTCCCGCCGCGACGGCTCCACTCGCGCCTGCACGGTGACCTGGTCACCGCCGGTCCGGAACCGGACGCTGCGCTCCTGCCAGGCCCGGTCAAGGTCGACCCGGTCTGACCGTTGCGCCAGCTCGGGGAGCTCCTCGGCCTCCAGGATCCGGGACAACCGGTAGGTGCGGTCCGCGCCCGACCTGGTGGCCAGCAAGTAGCCCTGGTCGCGGACGGTGACGAGGCCGATCGGGTCCACCGTGCGCCACTGCGGGGTCTGGTCGACGGCTGCGTAGTGGATGCGCAGCTTATGACCGGCGAGCACGGCGCGCCGGACCTCGGCCACGACGGCGTCGGGCGCTTCCTCGGCGACCAGCCGGCGCGAGAGGAGATCGGTCTCCGGGTCGACGAGCAGGCGCTCGGACGCGTCGGCGGCGGAGTCGCGATGGCTGTCGGGTAGCGCATCGGCCACCTTCAGCATGGCCGAAGCGAGCGCCGAGCCGAGCCCGAACGCCTGCGCGCCGCGCCGCGACCCGGCGACGAGCAGCGCGAGCGCCTCATCGTGGTTGAGTCCGGTCAGCTCCGTCTGGAAACCGGGCAGCACCGCGAACCCACCGTGCCGGCCGCGTTCGGCGTAGACAGGGACGCCGGCCGCGGACAGCGCCTCGATGTCGCGCAGCACGGTGCGGGTCGACACCTCCAGTTCGCGGGCCAGCGTGTCCGCCGACAAACGACCGCGCTGGCGCAGGAGCAGCACCAAGGAGACCAACCGGTCCGCGCGCATGCGGAAATTGTACGGAAATACATGACAGAAGATGTCGTGATTCGCTGGAAGGCTCCGGCGTACGAACTCTCGACGAACTTGACTGGAGCTGAAGTGGCGATGGAGCGTACGGCGATCAACCCGTGGGAGTGGTCGGTGGAGCTGGGCTACCACCAGGGTGAGGTCGTCTCCGGGCACAGCCGCACTCTCTACTGCGCCGGACAAACCGCGATGAGCGGCGCCGGACAGCCCCAGCATGCCGGCGACATGGCGGCGCAGGTGGCGCTGAGCCTCGACAACCTGGAGGCCGTTCTCGTTGAGGCCGGCATGTCCCTCGCGAACATCGTCCGGCTCAACGTCTACACCACCGACGTCGATCTGCTCTTCCAGCACTACGGCGTGCTGGCTGCGCGGTTGGGCGCCGTCCGGGTGGCACCGCCCACCACGATGCTCGGGGTGACCCGGCTGGCGATCCCCGTCCTGATGGTCGAGCTGGAGGCGACCGCCGTCGCGTGACCTCCGACTACAGCCCCTCCAGTTACAACGTATAGCGCGTCGGGGGGCTTGCCGCAAGACCCTGGTCGTGCCGGAGAATCGCCCGCCGTGACTCCCTTGTCGACCACCGCGTTCGCTCTTCCCGACCACCTCTCCCCCAAGGCCGACCCGGCGCTGATCGCCGCCGACGAGCGGCATTTTGCCGCCATCGCCCGCACCCTCGAGCACACGATCGGCGACCTCTCCGAGCGCCTCGACGCCGAGCGGAAGGCTCCCGCCGGGAGCGGCCAGGAGGCCATGGACCGCGACAACGAGATCCACCGGCTGACCGCCCGCCTCCGCACGCTGCGGCGGTTCAGCCTGGACCTGTGCCTGGGCCGCGTCGTGAGTGCGGAGGACGGCGAGCCCGTCTATGTCGGACGGCTCGGTCTCACCGATCGCGAGGGACGCCGGCTGCTCGTGGACTGGCGCTCCCCCGCGGCGGAGCCGTTCTTCGCGGCGACCCACGCCAACCCCATGGGCCTGGCCAGCCGCCGCAGGTACCGGTGGACCGGTGGCCGGGTCAGCGACTACTGGGACGAGGTGTTCACGCCGGACGGCCTGGAGGGCCACGCCGCGCTCGATGACCAGTCCGCGTTCATCGCCAGCCTCGGCGCCAGCAGGTCGCCGCAGATGCGGGACGTCCTCGGCACCATCCAGGCCGACCAGGACGCGATCATCCGAGCCGGGTCCCGCGGCGCCCTGGTCGTCGACGGTGGTCCGGGCACGGGCAAGACGGTGGTCGCGCTGCACCGCGCGGCGTACCTCCTCTACGCCGACCCTCGGCTGGGTCACCGACGCGGCGGAGTGCTCTTCGTCGGGCCGCACCAGCCCTACCTGGCGTACGTCGCCGACGTCCTTCCCAGCCTCGGCGAGGAGGGCGTGCAGACCTGCACCGTGCGCGACCTGGTCGTGGAGGGTGCCTCCGCCGCGGACGAGACCGACCCCGAGGTGGCGCGACTGAAGGCGTCGGCCGCGATGGTCACCGCGATCGAGCCCGCCGTCCAGCTGTACGAGGAGGCCCCCACCGACGGCATGGTCGTCGAGACGCAGTGGTCCGACGTCTGGCTCAGCGCGACCGACTGGGCCGAGGCCTTCGACGCGCCGGATCCCGGCACGCCGCACAACGAGGCGCGGGACCAGGTCTGGGAGGAGCTCATCTCCATCCTCGTCGACAAGCACGACGACGAGGAGGTACCACCCGAGCTGGTACGGAGGTCCCTGCTCGGCAACCGGGACCTGGCCGAGACCTTCAACAGGGCGTGGCCGCTGATCGAGCCGACCGACCTGGTCGGCGACCTGTGGGAGGTGCCCGCCTACCTGCGCCGGTGCGCGCCGTGGCTCTCCCCCGACGAAGTCAGGTTGCTGCAGCGCGCCGATCCCCAGGCGTGGACCGTCTCAGACCTGCCACTCCTGGACGCTGCCCGGCGACGGCTCGGAGATCCGGAGGCGTCCCGGCGTCGGCGACGCCGGGCCGCCGCGATCGCGGCCGAACGGGAGGAGATGGACCGGGTCGTCGACCACCTGGTCGCGACCGACGACACCGAGATGAAGGTGATGTCGATGCTGCGCGTGGAGGACGCGCAGAGCATCATCGTCGACGAGGATGCGCTGCCCACGACCGAGCCCAACCTGCTCGCCGGCCCGTTCGCTCACATCGTCGTCGACGAGGCCCAGGAGCTGACCGACGCGGAGTGGCAGATGCTGCTGAGCCGCTGCCCGTCGCGGAGCCTCACGATCGTCGGCGACCGCGCCCAGGCCCGGCACGGGTTCACGGAGTCGTGGGAGGAGCGACTGCTACGGGTCGGGCTCGACCACGTCGCCCTGGCATCGCTCGGAATCAACTACCGGACCCCGGAGGAGGTCATGGTGGAGGCCGCGCCCGTGATCAGGGCAGTGCTGCCGGACGCCAACGTCCCGACGTCGATCCGCAGCACCGGCGTCCCCGTTGTCCACGAACACCCCGAGCAGCTGGAGACGATCCTCGACGGGTGGCTGGCCACGCACGTCGACGGCACCGCGTGCGTGATCGGCGACGCCACGTTCGCCGAGACCGCCCGGGTTCGCTCGCTGAGTCCCGAGCACGTCAAGGGGCTCGAGTTCGACCTGGTCGTGCTGGTGGACCCCGAGAGGTTCGGGTCCGGCATCGAAGGTGCAGTCGACCGCTACGTCGCGATGACCCGGGCCACCCAGCAGCTCGTCGTCCTGACGCGCGCGTGATCAGGTCGCGGGCGCGAGCTCCTCGATCAGCTGGACGACGCGCGCCCTGATCTCGTCGCGGATCGGACGCACCGCATCGATCCTCTGCCCGGCCGGGTCGTCGAGCGTCCAGTCCTCGTAGCGCTTGCCGGGGTAGAACGGGCACTCGTCGCCGCAGCCCATCGTGATCACGACGTCGGAGTCCTGGACCGCGTCGGACGTCAGGACCTTCGGCTGTTCCCGCGCGATATCGATGCCCTCCTCGGCCATGGCCGCCACGGCAACCGGGTTGATCCGGTCCGCCGGCTGCGACCCCGCGGACAGGACCTGGATCCGATCCCCCGCCAGGTGCTGGAGATAGCCCGCGGCCATCTGGGAGCGGCCGGCGTTGTGGACGCAGACGAAGAGGACGGTCGGCTTCGGGGTCATGTGGCTCCTCCGGGATCGTCGGCGGTCGGGAACAAGACGTGCACCAGGGCGGCGGCCAGACCACCGCCGAGGATCTGCATGAGGATGAAGACCGGCACGGACGCCGGGTCGATGCCGGCGAAGGTGTCGGAGAACA includes these proteins:
- the helR gene encoding RNA polymerase recycling motor ATPase HelR, whose amino-acid sequence is MTPLSTTAFALPDHLSPKADPALIAADERHFAAIARTLEHTIGDLSERLDAERKAPAGSGQEAMDRDNEIHRLTARLRTLRRFSLDLCLGRVVSAEDGEPVYVGRLGLTDREGRRLLVDWRSPAAEPFFAATHANPMGLASRRRYRWTGGRVSDYWDEVFTPDGLEGHAALDDQSAFIASLGASRSPQMRDVLGTIQADQDAIIRAGSRGALVVDGGPGTGKTVVALHRAAYLLYADPRLGHRRGGVLFVGPHQPYLAYVADVLPSLGEEGVQTCTVRDLVVEGASAADETDPEVARLKASAAMVTAIEPAVQLYEEAPTDGMVVETQWSDVWLSATDWAEAFDAPDPGTPHNEARDQVWEELISILVDKHDDEEVPPELVRRSLLGNRDLAETFNRAWPLIEPTDLVGDLWEVPAYLRRCAPWLSPDEVRLLQRADPQAWTVSDLPLLDAARRRLGDPEASRRRRRRAAAIAAEREEMDRVVDHLVATDDTEMKVMSMLRVEDAQSIIVDEDALPTTEPNLLAGPFAHIVVDEAQELTDAEWQMLLSRCPSRSLTIVGDRAQARHGFTESWEERLLRVGLDHVALASLGINYRTPEEVMVEAAPVIRAVLPDANVPTSIRSTGVPVVHEHPEQLETILDGWLATHVDGTACVIGDATFAETARVRSLSPEHVKGLEFDLVVLVDPERFGSGIEGAVDRYVAMTRATQQLVVLTRA
- a CDS encoding arsenate reductase ArsC translates to MTPKPTVLFVCVHNAGRSQMAAGYLQHLAGDRIQVLSAGSQPADRINPVAVAAMAEEGIDIAREQPKVLTSDAVQDSDVVITMGCGDECPFYPGKRYEDWTLDDPAGQRIDAVRPIRDEIRARVVQLIEELAPAT